In a genomic window of Candidatus Binatia bacterium:
- the dapF gene encoding diaminopimelate epimerase, translating to MTRVAASEKGLIGADFVKSHGLGNDYIVVDAARFPISLTPERVRLFCHRHLGVGSDGVLEVSASDDRFFVRIWNPDGSQAERSGNGLRIVAKFLAEHGYTAESVFSVETVAGPVRTEVFREGTRVRAVRLEMGRARVDRGVKRLEVAGRGLDVTVVSVGNPHCVVFGEPLTRERLFEAGPLIENHTRFPDRINVQLAEPVSRDHVRALIWERGAGHTLASGTSACAVAAACRDRGLVGGRVTVLMEGGELTIEVADDLDLVMTGPVEEVATGMLSPDLVARLLEIQ from the coding sequence GTGACGCGGGTCGCCGCGTCCGAGAAGGGCCTCATCGGGGCCGATTTCGTGAAATCGCACGGCCTGGGCAACGACTACATCGTCGTCGACGCCGCGCGCTTTCCGATTTCCTTGACCCCGGAGCGCGTCCGCCTCTTCTGCCATCGCCATCTCGGCGTGGGTTCGGACGGCGTTCTCGAAGTGAGCGCGAGCGACGATCGATTCTTCGTGCGGATCTGGAATCCTGACGGATCCCAGGCCGAGCGGAGCGGCAACGGCCTGCGCATCGTGGCCAAGTTCCTCGCCGAGCACGGCTACACCGCCGAGAGCGTTTTCTCGGTCGAGACGGTGGCGGGTCCGGTGCGCACCGAGGTGTTTCGAGAGGGGACCCGCGTCCGCGCGGTGCGGCTGGAGATGGGACGCGCGCGGGTGGATCGCGGCGTGAAGCGGCTGGAAGTCGCCGGACGGGGGCTGGACGTCACGGTGGTATCGGTGGGAAACCCGCACTGCGTGGTCTTCGGCGAGCCGCTGACGCGCGAGCGCCTCTTCGAAGCGGGACCGCTGATCGAGAATCACACGCGCTTTCCCGATCGGATCAACGTGCAGCTCGCCGAGCCGGTGTCGCGCGATCACGTGCGTGCGTTGATCTGGGAACGGGGCGCGGGACATACCCTGGCGTCGGGCACGAGCGCCTGCGCGGTGGCCGCCGCTTGCCGGGATCGAGGGCTCGTCGGCGGCCGCGTGACCGTCTTGATGGAGGGCGGCGAGCTCACGATCGAAGTCGCGGACGATCTCGACCTGGTGATGACGGGCCCGGTCGAGGAGGTGGCGACGGGCATGTTGAGCCCGGATCTCGTGGCGAGGCTGTTGGAGATCCAGTAA